The following coding sequences are from one Hymenobacter sp. DG25A window:
- a CDS encoding ArsR/SmtB family transcription factor, translating into MRLKHFTVAFGLPIFKALGDESRVRILHLLWRNQEMCISDLEQVLDFTQTKTSRQLLFLKNAGLVSFRRLDNWVFYYLKDEVIELMQQLLGYLERDPQLVHDQQVYQTLWSNRELAAYKLQNRRWTGTPVS; encoded by the coding sequence ATGCGCCTAAAACACTTCACCGTTGCATTTGGCCTCCCAATTTTTAAAGCCCTGGGCGACGAAAGCCGCGTCCGCATCCTGCACTTGCTCTGGCGAAATCAGGAAATGTGCATTTCTGACCTGGAACAGGTGTTGGACTTCACTCAAACAAAAACTTCCCGCCAATTATTGTTTTTAAAAAATGCGGGGCTCGTCAGCTTCCGCCGCCTCGATAACTGGGTTTTCTACTATCTCAAGGATGAGGTAATAGAGCTGATGCAGCAGTTGCTGGGCTACCTGGAGCGCGACCCGCAGCTGGTGCACGACCAGCAGGTGTACCAAACCCTCTGGTCTAACCGGGAGCTGGCCGCGTATAAGCTGCAAAACCGCCGCTGGACCGGAACGCCCGTTTCGTAA
- a CDS encoding YjjG family noncanonical pyrimidine nucleotidase: MNSSLKSYRHLFFDLDHTLWDFETNADVTLRHLFDHHDLQRFGTFTVDAFIQVYSDINHGLWRLYQNNKITQQQLRATRFPRTFVKLGLTEADSPAGISEQFTDILPKKSAVFPYTYEVLDYLRDKGYELHLITNGFKDIQYIKLNASCLTDYFQEIVTSECCGHLKPDTRIFQHALERTGATAAESLMIGDNLECDVLGAYNAGIDQVYFNPEKRRHFNEVTYEISCLSELRAIL, encoded by the coding sequence GTGAATTCTTCCTTGAAGTCCTACCGCCACCTATTCTTCGACCTCGACCATACGCTCTGGGACTTCGAAACCAACGCCGATGTTACCCTGCGTCACTTGTTCGACCACCACGACCTGCAGCGCTTCGGCACGTTCACGGTAGATGCGTTTATTCAGGTGTATTCCGATATCAACCACGGCTTGTGGCGCCTGTACCAGAACAATAAAATCACGCAGCAACAGCTGCGCGCCACCCGTTTCCCACGCACTTTTGTGAAGCTGGGCCTCACGGAAGCCGACTCCCCGGCCGGTATCTCAGAGCAGTTCACGGATATCCTGCCCAAGAAGTCGGCGGTGTTTCCCTACACCTACGAGGTGCTGGACTACCTGCGCGACAAAGGCTACGAGCTGCACCTGATTACCAACGGCTTCAAGGATATTCAGTACATCAAGCTGAACGCCTCCTGCCTGACGGACTATTTCCAGGAGATTGTCACCTCGGAGTGCTGCGGCCATCTTAAGCCGGATACGCGCATTTTCCAGCACGCCCTGGAGCGCACCGGCGCCACAGCCGCCGAGAGCCTGATGATAGGCGACAACCTGGAGTGCGACGTACTAGGCGCCTACAACGCCGGTATTGACCAGGTGTATTTCAACCCGGAAAAGCGCCGTCATTTCAACGAAGTGACCTACGAAATCAGCTGTTTAAGCGAGCTACGGGCCATTTTATAA
- a CDS encoding NAD(P)/FAD-dependent oxidoreductase, with the protein MDTNLPVSKNPRVVIVGCGFAGLRLAKELRHAPVQVVVIDRNNYHNFQPLLYQVATGALEADSIAYPIRKIFAGQENFFYRMADVQRVEPERNTVVTHIGDIHYDYLVLATGSLTNFFGIESLERNAMQIKSIPNALNLRSFIFQNFEKALLTENPDERQALMNIVVVGGGPTGVEISGSLAEMRKHVLPKDYPELDLQQMQIILVEAGAELLGPMSKKSQQKSKEYLEELGVQIRLNTSIKRYENCRAYYSETEFIPTENLIWAAGVNGAAIPGLPPEIVARNKRINVNQWNRVEGFENVFAIGDVANMVTEDMPRGLPMLAPVAQQQADLLAKNLVRILQGQAPENFKYLNKGVMAIVSRNKAVVDLPKDVHFNGFFGWLTWLFVHLMTLVGFRNKIVAFIDWAFSYFNSDQALRLIIRPFSRRDVKDDRGKKAAEHQTATPEYIPTPPAIQTPVG; encoded by the coding sequence ATGGATACGAACCTTCCGGTTTCAAAAAATCCGCGGGTAGTGATTGTGGGTTGTGGCTTTGCCGGCCTGCGCCTGGCCAAAGAATTGCGCCACGCCCCCGTGCAGGTGGTAGTCATCGACCGCAACAACTACCACAACTTCCAGCCGCTGCTTTACCAGGTAGCTACCGGCGCCCTGGAAGCCGATAGCATTGCTTATCCCATCCGGAAAATATTCGCGGGCCAGGAGAATTTCTTCTACCGCATGGCCGATGTGCAGCGCGTAGAGCCGGAGCGCAATACGGTGGTGACGCATATCGGCGACATTCACTACGACTACCTGGTACTGGCTACCGGCTCACTCACCAATTTCTTTGGCATTGAGAGCCTGGAGCGTAATGCCATGCAGATCAAGAGCATTCCCAATGCCCTGAATCTGCGCAGCTTCATCTTTCAGAATTTCGAAAAAGCCCTGCTCACGGAAAACCCCGACGAGCGCCAGGCCCTGATGAATATTGTAGTAGTAGGCGGCGGCCCTACGGGCGTGGAAATCAGCGGCTCCCTGGCCGAGATGCGCAAGCACGTGCTGCCTAAGGACTACCCCGAGCTGGATTTGCAGCAGATGCAGATTATTCTGGTAGAAGCCGGCGCCGAGCTGCTGGGGCCCATGTCTAAAAAGTCGCAGCAGAAATCAAAAGAATACCTGGAAGAGCTGGGCGTTCAAATCCGGCTGAATACGTCCATTAAGCGCTACGAAAACTGCCGCGCCTATTACTCCGAAACCGAGTTTATTCCCACGGAAAACCTGATTTGGGCCGCTGGGGTGAACGGGGCGGCTATACCCGGCCTGCCGCCGGAAATTGTGGCCCGCAACAAGCGCATCAACGTGAACCAGTGGAACCGCGTGGAAGGCTTCGAGAATGTCTTCGCCATTGGCGATGTGGCCAATATGGTGACGGAAGACATGCCCCGCGGCCTGCCCATGCTGGCGCCCGTAGCCCAGCAGCAGGCCGATTTGCTGGCTAAGAACTTAGTGCGCATCCTGCAGGGGCAGGCGCCCGAGAACTTCAAATACCTGAACAAAGGCGTTATGGCCATTGTGAGCCGCAATAAGGCCGTGGTAGACTTGCCCAAAGACGTGCATTTCAATGGCTTCTTTGGCTGGCTTACCTGGCTGTTTGTGCACCTGATGACCCTGGTTGGCTTCCGTAATAAAATCGTGGCCTTTATTGACTGGGCCTTCAGCTACTTCAACTCCGACCAGGCCCTGCGCCTCATTATCCGTCCCTTCAGCCGCCGCGACGTGAAAGACGACCGGGGCAAGAAGGCCGCCGAGCACCAGACCGCCACTCCGGAATATATTCCTACCCCGCCCGCTATTCAAACCCCCGTAGGCTAG
- a CDS encoding (2Fe-2S) ferredoxin domain-containing protein: MLLDHHLFVCTNQKNEIGREVAKALKIELKKQGLKSLLTGGEKRRNRVQTCNCLDQCKHCKKGPGAALVIYPEGTFYGDVKPKDAAEIVQKHLGEGQVIKRLLID, from the coding sequence ATGCTGCTCGATCATCACCTATTTGTCTGCACCAATCAGAAAAACGAAATCGGCCGGGAGGTTGCCAAGGCGCTCAAAATCGAGCTGAAGAAGCAGGGACTGAAAAGCTTGCTGACAGGCGGAGAAAAGCGCCGGAACCGCGTGCAGACCTGTAACTGCCTGGACCAGTGCAAGCACTGCAAAAAAGGCCCCGGCGCTGCCTTGGTCATTTACCCGGAAGGCACCTTCTACGGCGACGTAAAGCCCAAGGACGCCGCCGAAATTGTGCAGAAACACTTGGGCGAAGGCCAGGTTATAAAGCGGTTATTGATTGACTGA
- a CDS encoding carboxypeptidase-like regulatory domain-containing protein, translated as MSVVVRYKFLFPALLVLVWAAFSSAAQAQGQRRVVQFTGIVATGDSLLGVPGATVMVPQAGRGTATNAYGYFSLPVLAGDSIVIRSLGYRNQWVVIPLDYPRQSYSVIVQLKEDATMLPEVRIFPYVTERDFKKAFLALRLPTERGSRTAENLNEEIMKRIFNNAPVTSMGNYRQTMQQQQFERDRRMGIGPSVQANNPLLNPFSWLQLIKQVKDGEFKKKEGVDY; from the coding sequence ATGTCTGTTGTAGTTCGATATAAATTCCTTTTCCCGGCACTGCTGGTGCTGGTGTGGGCCGCTTTTTCCTCGGCCGCCCAGGCTCAGGGCCAACGGCGCGTGGTGCAGTTCACGGGTATTGTGGCCACCGGCGACTCTCTGCTGGGCGTGCCCGGGGCCACTGTGATGGTGCCCCAGGCCGGCCGTGGCACCGCCACCAATGCCTACGGCTACTTCTCCCTGCCCGTGCTGGCCGGTGATAGTATCGTGATTCGCTCCCTGGGCTACCGCAACCAGTGGGTGGTGATACCGCTGGACTACCCGCGCCAGAGCTACTCCGTTATTGTGCAGCTGAAGGAAGATGCCACCATGCTGCCGGAGGTTCGCATTTTCCCCTACGTGACGGAGCGAGACTTTAAAAAGGCTTTCCTGGCCCTGCGCCTGCCCACCGAGCGGGGCTCCCGCACTGCTGAAAACCTCAACGAGGAAATCATGAAGCGCATTTTCAATAATGCTCCTGTGACCAGCATGGGCAACTACCGCCAAACCATGCAGCAGCAGCAGTTTGAGCGCGACCGGCGCATGGGCATCGGCCCCTCGGTGCAGGCCAACAACCCACTGCTGAACCCCTTCAGCTGGCTGCAGCTCATCAAACAGGTGAAAGATGGCGAATTCAAGAAGAAAGAAGGCGTAGATTATTAA